In Drosophila simulans strain w501 chromosome X, Prin_Dsim_3.1, whole genome shotgun sequence, one DNA window encodes the following:
- the LOC27206591 gene encoding MAP kinase-activating death domain protein isoform X7 gives MSDQQKASLCPRLVDYMAIVGAHTTPPMPKGLQGLKAPPVQVPDLLRRYPPSDHADFPLPLDMVYFCQPEGCTSVGPRRTGSAIRDMTSFVFALTDKDSGKTRYGICVNFYRPIERPSSAAGSAGAGNDRPGNGGPGGHGGGAGGGAGGGGRGGRRSSAFRRESWRKSMERSSDSAFSSYGLLTSSSDYRSNVAPSDSDRELTSRRDSDQQRLHSHHSHHQPHHPSASPAVPKLGLMAPSADSESGGSHSPSPRASRKRTKLRNQSLTSLCIISHHPFFTTFRECLFILKKLIDACNESSSPKRVGASQKINRDNVWTVLTGHVSDATPSIVLHDVREIETWILRLLSTPVPVPGSTRVEVEVLSPTVHEPLLFALPDHTRFSLVDFPLHLPLELLGVETCLKVWTLIMQENKVLFQSRDYNALSMSVMAFVTMLYPLEYMFPVIPLLPTCLSCAEQLLLAPTPFVIGVPASFLVYKKNFRLPDDIWVVDLDSTKLTPPTGGYEEIPPLPEPEGTILKNHLKQALTSMTATNTAVSSQQLLPSVRDSLQEPPLLGVSQVRLPLQTPPHSAQASQRNSMSAQGTISSRQPSPMNSPALNPFVYGTDVDSVDVATRVAMVRFFNAQNTLANFAEHTRTLRLYPRPVVAFQINSFLRSRPRASQFLNQFARTQAVEFLAEWSLTPTNVAFLRVQTGVMDPMQVGDKPKWFAHALTPIRFSVWDDGSSLNGALRSLKQLECQPTDESGSDSEGADSSSSSYSSLSDFVSEMASSDLSPSLHDVFGSYNRPHVVPQTLSSNLDPALVYHPPSKLQYPEGIADAVASKEEEDEERADSPVSSSSSRSDLSSPSFNRDSEFDFQPKGGQTLGSTTVGSGAAAPSFELATPLAMRLEATIKMASIEQESDTVSTATGKTIAAGSKLQRHPSDSEPRPEKKIPPPLTPPVKQPGVSNILARTGSSGSSSSSPGRQSSQSSLFENFASHAKELVRETTRQSSQEGLLAHVDKFTLHAKKAAGEASKQALEVSKQAAGVSKNTLEDLTYVGKSTLGDLTKTAKEAATKKGIIKIEEHSAGGAGPPPKSPGSQLATHKQVQQSGGQGGGNNFFSAIGTDFNGLASSTSTMFSGMFGKKSQQKQVPVQQKQPNVSSGKAKSGINFDPFPGRKGLVERTPLIKHSGPRQTQEELTRQQNQERSHSNAENQTFLKDVTNQVLAGEGVGWLKLNRFKKLMEDESYRTLVLSKLNKTLDKKIAPDDHIDDVCVTKPVWKGMLKCIQAIAGGLDVTFANFGLGGMASVFQLMEVAHTHYWSKEINEGSDMSSSLLSSHAASPMGSRENLRSPSSPNGSHSALGSEWASPQESRKSSTQLAHGGPGGSHSGAPINRRLSSADSQDGQSTTEMFKDMLSQKRSALKNMLTSFDSDAAGSTGALSVVSLGVRLPSSCRSTVSDTEYENTTTSKDSKKSSGNLWSGKSTLSAGFRYTGGHLINTSSSPSPDSPRVYLFEGLLGKDRLNLWNQMQFWEDAFLDAVSQERDMIGMDQGPIEMMERYKSLSESERKRLEHDEDRLLSTMLYNLTAILVMLNVAKDEIRRKIRRLLGKSHIGLVYSQEVHNVVDQINNLNGNDIDLKPLGSRLLHRQSFTVHQGTDVNGPLRFMEVRDDGLVLRSVDGTIVERWWYERLVNMTYSPKTKLLCLWRRNGGQTQLHKYYTRKCKELYNCIKEAMERGGTPTNVPELGGEFPVQDMNTGEGGLLQVCLEGVGLLFSNSKFFVRLDHIRKCFTQKGGIFVLEEYNPKTRNLIQRKYQSSMSDQICYSVLCVFSYVAAGQDQKKNPVVITPQIQDIHAQQKQKHQQQQQHQQPQQQQPHQPTTQQHQPTAVASAVPTTTAPAGQVNPNRMTGKSQPGSISIRHTVPMQKPTITMSTVQPQARMPAQVATASVTGPAAVPVLPTPAPPTSNPAKLPQLPPRVPSQPSTESLASISSPPPKLRTPMSAPPGPPPAIPPRTGAISRSGSVPAARSFVRQASANSTPPQYTPQPPPPFVIPKRHSGLARASTLSSSTSASMSSSSASNHPGHSQSQQRASHGSVAAVLQSMPEAEPGYGSGSGSISGSSSGSGSASGSIASASPQAHRKH, from the exons ATGTCGGACCAGCAGAAAGCCTCCCTCTGTCCCCGTCTGGTGGACTACATGGCCATAGTGGGTGCCCACACGACGCCTCCGATGCCGAAAGGACTGCAGGGCCTCAAGGCCCCGCCAGTGCAG GTGCCCGACCTGCTGCGTCGCTATCCCCCCTCGGATCATGCGGATTTCCCGCTGCCCCTGGACATGGTGTACTTCTGTCAGCCGGAGGGTTGCACCAGCGTTGGACCTCGACGCACTGGCTCGGCCATTCGGGACATGACCTCCTTTGTATTCGCGCTGACCGACAAGGATTCGGGCAAGACACGCTATGGCATATGCGTGAACTTCTACCGTCCCATTGAGCGACCTAGCTCGGCGGCGGGATCGGCAGGAGCTGGCAACGATCGTCCGGGTAATGGAGGACCTGGTGGCCATGGGGGCGgcgctggaggaggagcaggaggcggagGGCGTGGTGGAAGACGGTCGTCGGCCTTCAGGCGGGAGTCGTGGCGCAAGAGCATGGAACGCAGCTCGGATTCGGCATTTAGCAG TTACGGCCTCTTAACTTCTTCTAGCGACTACAGAAGTAACGTAGCGCCTAGCGATTCGGACCGTGAACTGACCTCGCGTCGCGATTCGGACCAGCAGCGCCTGCACTCACACCACTCGCACCACCAGCCGCATCATCCGTCGGCGAGCCCGGCAGTGCCCAAACTGGGTCTGATGGCTCCCTCGGCTGACTCCGAGTCCGGCGGCAGTCATTCCCCATCGCCGCGGGCGTCGCGAAAGAGGACGAAGCTGCGCAACCAGTCGCTCACCTCGCTGTGCATCATCTCGCATCATCCGTTCTTCACCACCTTCCGCGAATGCCTCTTCATCCTGAAGAAGCTCATCGATGCTTGCAACGAATCCTCTTCGCCGAAGCGGGTTGGTGCCTCCCAAAAGATCAACCGGGACAATGTGTGGACGGTGCTGACGGGCCATGTCAGCGATGCCACGCCCTCGATTGTACTGCACGATGTGCGCGAAATCGAAACCTGGATCCTGCGACTTCTCTCCACGCCGGTTCCTGTGCCAGGATCGACCAGAGTTGAG GTTGAGGTGCTGTCGCCGACGGTGCATGAGCCcctgctgtttgcattgcCTGACCACACTCGCTTCTCTCTGGTGGACTTCCCGCTCCATCTGCCGCTGGAGTTGCTCGGAGTGGAGACGTGCCTGAAGGTATGGACTCTGATCATGCAGGAGAACAAGGTGCTGTTCCAGTCGCGCGACTATAACGCCCTCTCCATGTCGGTAATGGCCTTCGTCACTATGCTGTATCCGCTGGAGTACATGTTCCCGGTCATCCCGCTGCTGCCCACCTGCCTAAGTTGTGCGGAGCAGCTACTGTTGGCACCTACGCCGTTTGTCATCGGGGTGCCCGCCTCGTTCCTGGTCTACAAAAAGAACTTCCG TCTACCGGATGACATTTGGGTAGTTGACTTGGACTCCACCAAACTAACGCCACCGACTGGTGGCTACGAAGAAATACCACCGCTACCTGAGCCCGAGGGCACCATTCTGAAGAACCACCTCAAGCAG GCACTTACCTCGATGACGGCCACCAATACGGCGGTCTCCTCACAACAGCTATTACCATCGGTGCGGGATAGTCTTCAGGAACCACCGTTGCTAGG GGTTTCTCAAGTGAGACTTCCCCTACAGACACCTCCTCACTCGGCGCAGGCCAGTCAACGGAACTCGATGTCCGCCCAAGGAACGATTAGTTCCCGCCAACCGAGCCCGATGAATTCACCAGCCCTCAATCCATTCGTTTACGGAACGGATGTGGATTCCGTGGACGTGGCCACGCGGGTGGCGATGGTGCGATTTTTCAATGCTCAAAATACATTGGCTAATTTCGCTGAGCACACGCGCACTTTGCGGCTGTATCCACGTCCAGTGGTGGCATTCCAGATCAATAGTTTCCTACGATCCCGACCAAGAGCCTCGCAGTTCCTGAATCAATTTGCCAGGACTCAGGCCGTAGAGTTCCTGGCCGAATGGTCACTAACGCCCACGAATGTGGCGTTCCTTCGAGTGCAGACTGGCGTTATGGATCCCATGCAGGTGGGCGATAAGCCCAAGTGGTTCGCCCACGCCCTGACCCCCATCCGATTTTCGGTGTGGGATGATGGCAGCTCACTGAATGGAGCCCTACGATCGCTGAAACAACTTGAGTGCCAGCCGACGGACGAGAGTGGTTCGGATTCAGAGGGAGCGGATAGTAGTAGCTCATCGTACAGCTCACTCAGCGATTTTGTCTCGGAAATGGCTTCCTCCGATCTTTCGCCCAGCCTGCATGATGTCTTTGGGTCTTACAATCGGCCACATGTTGTTCCTCAGACTCTCTCCTCGAATTTGGATCCGGCCTTGGTCTATCATCCGCCCAGCAAGCTGCAGTATCCCGAAGGCATTGCCGATGCGGTGGCCAGcaaagaggaggaggatgaggagcgTGCCGATAGCCCTGTGTCCTCATCCTCCAGTCGCTCGGATCTGAGTTCGCCCAGCTTCAATCGCGATTCGGAGTTTGATTTCCAGCCGAAGGGCGGACAAACTCTGGGATCGACTACAGTTGGCAGTGGAGCGGCTGCACCCAGTTTCGAGTTGGCCACTCCGTTGGCCATGCGACTGGAGGCCACCATTAAGATGGCAAGCATTGAACAGGAATCTGACACGGTATCCACGGCGACGGGCAAGACCATAGCCGCCGGTTCGAAATTACAAAGACATCCCAGCGACTCCGAGCCGCGACCTGAAAAGAAGATTCCG CCACCACTAACGCCACCGGTGAAGCAGCCTGGAGTAAGCAATATCCTGGCCCGAACTGGTAGTtccggctccagctccagcagtCCCGGACGTCAGAGTTCCCAGAGCTCCCTATTCGAGAACTTTGCCTCCCATGCCAAGGAACTGGTGCGCGAAACAACGCGTCAGAGCAGCCAGGAGGGTCTACTGGCCCATGTGGATAAG TTTACGCTGCACGCAAAGAAGGCAGCTGGAGAGGCTTCGAAGCAGGCCCTGGAAGTGTCCAAACAGGCGGCTGGGGTGAGCAAGAATACCCTCGAAGATCTCACATATGTGGGCAAATCGACGCTGGGCGATCTTACCAAAACGGCCAAGGAGGCTGCCACCAAGAAGGGCATCATTAAAATCGAGGAGCATTCGGCGGGCGGAGCTGGACCGCCGCCAAAGTCACCCGGATCCCAGCTGGCGACACACAAGCAGGTGCAGCAATCGGGCGGCCAGGGTGGTGGCAACAACTTCTTCTCCGCGATTGGGACGGATTTCAATGGGCTagcctcatccacatccaccatGTTCTCGGGCATGTTTGGTAAAA AGAGCCAACAAAAGCAGGTTCCTGTACAGCAAAAGCAACCTAACGTATCCTCTGGAAAGGCCAAGTCTGGCATTAATTTCGACCCATTTCCTGGTCGCAAGGGACTCGTGGAGCGGACGCCGTTAATCAAGCATTCGGGTCCTAGGCAAACACAAGAGGAGCTGACCCGCCAGCAAAACCAGGAGCGTTCGCACAGTAATGCCGAGAATCAGACCTTCCTCAAGGATGTGACCAATCAGGTGCTCGCTGGAGAGGGAGTCGGTTGGCTGAAGCTCAATCGGTTTAAGAAACTTATGGAGGACGAGTCCTATCGCACACTGGTGCTCAGCAAGCTGAATAAGACGCTGGACAAGAAGATTGCCCCAGATGATCATATTGACGATGTG TGCGTGACGAAGCCCGTGTGGAAGGGTATGCTTAAGTGCATCCAGGCCATAGCCGGCGGGTTGGACGTGACCTTTGCGAATTTCGGCCTGGGCGGTATGGCTTCTGTGTTCCAGTTGATGGAGGTAGCCCACACGCATTATTGGAGCAAGGAGATCAACGAGGGCAGCGACATGTCCTCCAGCTTGCTCTCCAGTCACGCCGCCAGTCCCATGGGCAGTAGAGAGAACCTGCGATCGCCTAGCTCGCCAAATGGCTCCCACTCGGCATTGGGCAGTGAGTGGGCATCGCCGCAGGAATCACGAAAGAGTTCCACTCAATTGGCACACGGTGGACCAGGTGGTTCGCATTCGGGAGCACCGATCAACCGGCGATTGTCGTCGGCGGACAGCCAGGATGGCCAGTCCACCACGGAGATGTTCAAGGACATGCTGTCACAGAAAAGAAGTGCCTTGAAGAACATGCTCACCTCCTTCGATTCAGAT GCTGCTGGCTCCACGGGTGCGCTTTCCGTTGTCAGCTTGGGCGTCCGCTTGCCCTCCAGCTGCCGATCCACGGTTTCTGACACCGAGTACGAAAAT ACAACCACGTCGAAGGATTCGAAAAAGAGCTCTGGCAATCTATGGTCGGGCAAGTCAACGCTAAGTGCCGGATTTCGTTATACTGGAGGACACCTGATCAACACGTCATCTTCTCCCTCGCCAGACAGTCCGCGGGTTTATCTCTTTGAAGGGTTGCTGGGCAAGGATCGCCTCAATCTTTGGAACCAAATGCAATTCTGGGAGGATGCCTTTCTCGACGCTGTTAGTCAGGAGCGTGATATGATCGGCATGGATCAG GGTCCTATTGAAATGATGGAGCGCTACAAGTCACTAAGTGAATCGGAGCGCAAGCGTCTTGAACACGACGAGGATCGTTTGCTATCCACAATGCTCTACAACCTGACGGCCATCCTGGTGATGCTGAATGTCGCCAAGGACGAGATCCGACGCAAGATTCGACGCCTCCTTGGAAAGAGTCATATTGGCTTGGTGTATTCCCAAGAGGTACACAATGTCGTCGATCAGATAAACAATCTG AACGGAAATGACATTGATCTAAAGCCCCTGGGTTCACGATTGCTGCACCGCCAGAGCTTCACCGTCCACCAGGGCACGGATGTGAATGGACCACTACGATTTATGGAGGTGCGGGACGATGGTCTGGTTCTGCGATCAGTGGATGGCACCATTGTGGAGCGCTGGTGGTACGAGCGGCTGGTCAACATGACCTATTCACCCAAGACCAAGCTGCTCTGCCTGTGGCGCCGCAATGGCGGTCAGACGCAATTGCACAAATACTACACACGAAAG TGCAAGGAGCTGTACAATTGCATCAAGGAGGCAATGGAGCGGGGCGGCACGCCCACCAATGTGCCCGAGCTGGGCGGCGAGTTTCCCGTTCAGGACATGAACACAGGCGAGGGCGGCCTGCTGCAGGTGTGCCTCGAGGGTGTCGGTTTGTTGTTCTCCAACAGCAAG TTCTTCGTCCGATTGGACCACATCCGCAAGTGCTTCACCCAgaagggtggcatttttgtACTGGAGGAGTACA ATCCCAAGACGCGCAATCTCATTCAACGAAAGTACCAGTCGAGCATG TCCGATCAGATTTGCTACTCGGTGCTGTGCGTATTCTCCTACGTGGCCGCCGGTCAGGATCAGAAGAAGAATCCGGTGGTCATCACTCCGCAAATCCAGGACATTCATGCCcagcagaagcaaaagcaccagcagcaacagcaacatcagcagccgcaacagcagcagccacatcaaCCGACCAcgcagcaacatcagcccACAGCAGTAGCATCTGCAGTGCCCACAACAACTGCTCCAGCCGGACAAGTCAATCCCAACCGGATGACGGGCAAATCGCAGCCCGGCAGCATCTCCATACGCCACACGGTGCCCATGCAGAAGCCCACCATCACCATGTCCACGGTGCAGCCGCAGGCCAGGATGCCAGCCCAGGTTGCAACCGCATCTGTCACTGGTCCGGCCGCTGTGCCAGTTCTCCCCACTCCCGCTCCACCCACATCCAATCCCGCCAAGCTGCCGCAATTGCCGCCGCGCGTACCATCGCAACCTTCCACGGAAAGCTTGGCCTCGATCTCATCACCGCCGCCAAAGCTACGGACACCCATGTCCGCTCCACCCGGACCACCGCCGGCCATACCACCGCGCACGGGGGCCATTTCACGGAGCGGATCGGTACCGGCGGCCCGATCCTTTGTCCGCCAGGCATCGGCAAACTCCACACCGCCACAGTATACGCcacagccgccgccgcccttCGTGATACCCAAGCGGCACAGTGGACTGGCCAGGGCATCCACCTTGTCATCATCCACATCGGCATCTATGTCATCATCGTCCGCCTCCAATCATCCCGGGCAttcgcagtcgcagcagcgCGCCAGTCACGGCAGCGTCGCCGCTGTGCTGCAGTCAATGCCGGAGGCTGAGCCCGGTTACGGATCCGGCTCCGGTTCGATATCCGGCTCCAGTTCCGGCTCCGGTTCGGCATCGGGCTCCATTGCCAGCGCTTCACCGCAGGCCCATCGCAAGCACTGA